TGAATAGACATCATAAAAATTGTTGGAATCTTGCTTTAACCGTGCGGCCAGATTCTCGGTCGCCACGCGTACCTGTTCCGGCGTGGGCGCATCCAAGACAATGAGAAGCGTATCGATGTCTTGCGGGAATGATTCATTGTAGCGTTTCAGATTGACACGAAACGGCAAGTCTTCGGACAGCATCTCGGCGGTATCGGTATTCATACCCAAATTGCGCGAGACGTAGACGCCGCTGACGATTGCGATCAGTAGCGCCGCTAGCAGGACCCACAACGCATACTGATAAGAAAATGTGGTCCAACGCGCAAAAATGGCATGAACACGGCTATGTGAAGTTTCCACTGGTGTTGTCATTGTTCTGAAGAGGAATTGAAACGATCGGTGATGAATATTGCCTGCGCGAAATTCGGGATGCTGGCGATCACGGTATTAAGATGCACCGGCTGTTTTTTCGCGCACAATATGGGGTCAAATCGCACTGAATGATCTTTCAGTTGAGTTAAATATGCTGATTTTACATTAAAAACTTGGTCTTACGGCAATTAGTCACAGCACGGATTTAACCTTCTGATAATTATCACTCTTCAGTCTGATGAAATACACCGCTATCCGCAGGAGATTCTTACTGTTTTTTGTAGCGGTGCTTGAGATACTCAATCACCGGCGGCGTTATCGATAGAATGATGATCGCTAGAATGATGAGTTTGAAATTTTGCTGCACCATCGGCAGCTGCCCAAAATAAAATCCGGCATAAACAAATGTTCCGACCCATAGCACGGCGCCCACTATGTTATATACAATAAAGGTGCGGTAAGGCATCGTGCCGATACCCGCAACAAAGGGCGCAAAGGTACGGATGATGGGAATAAAGCGTGCGATGATGATGGTTTTTGTGCCATGTTTCAGATAAAAGGCTTGGGTTTTTTCGAGATATTCCCGTTTGAAAAAGCGGGATTTCTGCGAAGCAAATACTTTTGCTCCCACCGTTTTGCCTATCCAATAATTCACAGAATCCCCTAGAATACCGGCCAAACTCAAGCCAGCAAATAAGACATGCGGATTAAGCTGAGAACCTTCCAGCGATGCCAGAGAACCGGCCGCGAATAACAGGGAATCGCCCGGCAGAAGCGGCAACACAACGAGTCCGGTCTCGCAAAACACGATCAGGAAAAGAATGCCATAAATCCACAACCCGTATTCTGAAGCAAGCTGTTGCAAATGCTTGTCGATATGAAGAATGAAATCAATAAGAAACATAAATAATTGTGGGAAGAATGAGAACGTTAGGCATCGGACTCCGGATGGAGAGGCATACTTAAACTGAAGAAGAATCCAGTTTGGTTAAGTTTAACTGGAAGAACAGAAAAAATCTCCCGGAATATCGCTTTATTTCCGGGAGATTATTATAGCTACAACGTGATGAGCGCTTTATAGAGATTGAAACAGCTAATCGTAATGATCAGAATACCCACGAGTATCAGTAAAGTACGCGCATGAAACTTCTTGCACAAGTAAGCAGCGA
The DNA window shown above is from Nitrosomonas sp. Is35 and carries:
- a CDS encoding DedA family protein; its protein translation is MFLIDFILHIDKHLQQLASEYGLWIYGILFLIVFCETGLVVLPLLPGDSLLFAAGSLASLEGSQLNPHVLFAGLSLAGILGDSVNYWIGKTVGAKVFASQKSRFFKREYLEKTQAFYLKHGTKTIIIARFIPIIRTFAPFVAGIGTMPYRTFIVYNIVGAVLWVGTFVYAGFYFGQLPMVQQNFKLIILAIIILSITPPVIEYLKHRYKKQ